The uncultured Pseudodesulfovibrio sp. genome includes a region encoding these proteins:
- a CDS encoding methylenetetrahydrofolate reductase codes for MKIIDRIKAQSPFLSLEFFPPKEREQWPRFFGQVERLAELNPAFASVTYGAGGSFRDNTLDIAAEMRRQFGLTVMSHLTCVGAERQSIAEYIDRLLEADIHDVLALRGDMPGDESEIWKDFRHASDLVEFVKAGWPEMGVATACYPDAHPESPSIDDDLRWTCHKFNAGADFAVTQLFFDVRRYRDLVRRLESRGVTDPVLPGILPVLSMASLNRILSLCGANIPLKLYLELQQADQEGGDEAVRRKGIEIARRQVRELLDLGAPGIHLYSLNNADVCLDIISGLPELGG; via the coding sequence ATGAAGATCATCGACCGCATCAAGGCCCAGTCCCCCTTCCTCTCTCTCGAATTCTTCCCGCCCAAGGAACGGGAACAGTGGCCCCGGTTCTTCGGCCAGGTGGAACGACTGGCCGAACTCAATCCGGCCTTCGCCTCCGTGACCTATGGAGCTGGGGGATCGTTCCGGGACAACACCCTGGACATTGCCGCCGAGATGCGCAGGCAGTTCGGCCTGACGGTCATGTCCCACCTGACCTGCGTGGGCGCGGAAAGACAATCCATCGCCGAATACATCGACCGACTCCTGGAAGCGGACATACACGACGTCCTGGCCCTGCGCGGCGACATGCCGGGTGACGAGAGCGAGATATGGAAGGATTTCCGCCACGCCTCGGATTTGGTGGAGTTCGTCAAGGCAGGCTGGCCCGAAATGGGCGTGGCCACGGCCTGCTACCCCGACGCCCATCCGGAATCCCCTTCCATTGACGATGACCTGCGCTGGACCTGCCACAAGTTCAACGCGGGGGCGGACTTTGCCGTGACCCAGCTGTTCTTCGACGTGCGCCGCTACCGGGATCTCGTCCGCCGATTGGAGAGCCGGGGCGTGACCGATCCCGTGCTTCCTGGAATCCTCCCGGTCCTGAGCATGGCCTCCCTGAACCGCATCCTGTCCCTGTGTGGGGCCAACATTCCGCTCAAGCTCTATCTGGAACTGCAACAGGCCGACCAGGAAGGCGGCGACGAAGCGGTCCGGCGCAAGGGGATCGAGATAGCCCGGCGTCAGGTGCGCGAGCTACTGGACCTCGGTGCGCCCGGCATCCATCTGTATTCACTGAACAATGCCGACGTATGCCTGGACATCATTTCCGGTCTGCCGGAACTCGGCGGGTAA
- the metE gene encoding 5-methyltetrahydropteroyltriglutamate--homocysteine S-methyltransferase — MHAHILGFPRMGIERELKWALEKYWRGETTEAELLATADELKKRHWTIQSEAGLTLIPVGDFSLYDHVLDTVAMLGAVPPRYGWDGGELDLKTYFHMARGDADNGIPAMEMTKWFDTNYHYIVPELAPDTTFTKTGNTLVDAVESARSLGLSPKPVLIGPMTFLLLAKEVEGCDRWKHLDGLVDAYCAIIRELDGLCAWIQLDEPILCTDLSDEARRAFAKAYARIREAAISSRLLLATYFGAPGDNLDTILALPLDGLHVDLVRGPDQLPELLKKMPSNVTLSLGLIDGRNIWKTDLDASLRRITAARQQVKPERLMVGSSCSLLHCPVDAENEAGLDPEIKRWMAFAVQKCAEIAALKQAAEGKGTPELFKENRDALLARSENRAVTDDVVRERVRAITPEMYNRASPLAIRSSIQHARLDLPLFPTTTIGSYPQTTEIRRTRLRFRKGELSEAEYIAAMRAEIAEVVARQEELGLDVLVHGEPERNDMVEYFGQQLKGFCFTQNGWVQSYGSRCVKPPVIYGDVSRPAPMTVDWAVYAQSLTDKPMKGMLTGPVTILCWSFVRNDIPREEVCRQLALAMRDEVLDLEAAGIKAIQIDEAALREGMPLRRAEQADYLRWAVDCFRLTAGGVKDETQIHSHMCYSEFNAILSAIARMDADVISIEASRSKMELLDAVDADEYPADIGPGVYDIHSPRVPSEEEIHSLLKKALAVVPARRLWVNPDCGLKTRAWPETLSSLKNMVQAARRLRQEQQ, encoded by the coding sequence ATGCATGCGCATATTTTGGGTTTTCCCCGCATGGGGATCGAACGGGAACTGAAATGGGCCCTGGAAAAGTACTGGCGTGGAGAGACAACCGAGGCCGAGCTGCTTGCCACGGCCGACGAGTTGAAGAAACGGCATTGGACCATTCAGTCCGAAGCAGGCCTGACTCTCATTCCGGTCGGCGATTTTTCTCTGTATGACCACGTCCTCGACACCGTCGCCATGCTCGGCGCTGTCCCGCCGCGCTACGGTTGGGACGGCGGGGAACTGGACCTGAAGACATACTTTCATATGGCTCGAGGCGACGCCGACAACGGCATCCCGGCCATGGAGATGACCAAGTGGTTCGACACCAACTATCATTATATAGTGCCCGAGTTGGCACCGGACACCACTTTCACCAAAACCGGGAACACTCTCGTTGATGCGGTTGAATCGGCGCGGTCTCTGGGACTTTCTCCCAAGCCTGTCCTGATCGGCCCCATGACCTTCCTGCTGCTGGCCAAGGAAGTAGAAGGCTGCGACCGTTGGAAGCATCTGGACGGATTGGTGGACGCCTACTGCGCCATCATCCGAGAGCTGGACGGCCTCTGCGCCTGGATTCAGCTGGATGAACCGATCCTGTGCACGGACCTGAGCGACGAGGCCAGGCGGGCTTTCGCCAAGGCGTATGCACGAATCCGGGAAGCAGCTATCAGCTCCCGTTTGCTGCTGGCCACCTATTTCGGCGCGCCGGGCGACAACCTGGACACAATCCTGGCCCTACCTTTGGACGGACTCCACGTGGACCTGGTCCGCGGACCGGATCAACTGCCGGAGTTGCTGAAAAAAATGCCTTCCAACGTGACCCTCTCCCTGGGGCTGATCGACGGCAGGAACATCTGGAAGACGGATCTGGACGCGTCCCTGCGCAGGATCACTGCGGCCCGCCAGCAGGTCAAGCCGGAACGTCTCATGGTCGGATCGAGCTGCTCCCTGCTCCACTGCCCCGTGGACGCCGAAAACGAAGCCGGACTCGATCCGGAAATAAAGCGGTGGATGGCCTTTGCCGTGCAGAAATGCGCGGAGATCGCGGCCTTGAAACAGGCCGCCGAAGGCAAAGGCACGCCCGAACTGTTCAAGGAGAACAGGGACGCCCTGCTGGCCCGATCCGAAAACCGTGCCGTGACCGACGACGTTGTTCGTGAACGGGTCCGTGCGATCACGCCAGAGATGTATAATCGCGCTTCGCCCCTGGCCATACGTTCATCGATACAGCACGCCCGGCTGGACCTCCCCCTGTTCCCGACCACGACCATCGGCTCCTACCCCCAGACCACGGAAATCCGGCGCACGCGCCTGCGCTTCCGCAAGGGAGAACTGTCCGAAGCGGAATACATCGCCGCCATGCGGGCGGAAATCGCCGAAGTGGTCGCCCGGCAGGAGGAATTGGGACTGGACGTGCTGGTTCACGGCGAACCGGAGCGAAACGACATGGTCGAATACTTCGGCCAGCAGCTCAAGGGTTTCTGCTTCACGCAAAACGGCTGGGTCCAAAGCTACGGCAGCCGCTGCGTCAAGCCGCCGGTCATCTATGGCGACGTATCCCGCCCCGCCCCAATGACCGTGGACTGGGCCGTGTACGCGCAATCCCTGACCGACAAGCCCATGAAAGGCATGCTCACCGGTCCGGTGACCATCCTGTGCTGGAGCTTCGTGCGCAACGACATCCCCCGCGAAGAGGTCTGCCGCCAGCTCGCCCTGGCCATGCGCGACGAGGTGCTGGACCTGGAGGCCGCAGGCATAAAAGCCATCCAGATAGACGAAGCCGCCCTGCGCGAGGGCATGCCCCTGCGCCGGGCCGAACAGGCCGACTATCTGCGCTGGGCTGTCGACTGCTTCCGGCTGACGGCCGGTGGGGTCAAGGACGAGACCCAGATCCACTCGCACATGTGCTACAGCGAATTCAACGCCATCCTGTCGGCCATCGCCCGAATGGACGCGGACGTCATCAGCATCGAGGCCAGCCGCAGCAAGATGGAATTGCTCGACGCCGTCGACGCCGACGAATACCCGGCGGACATCGGACCGGGCGTGTACGACATCCACAGTCCCCGCGTGCCGTCCGAAGAAGAAATCCACTCCCTGCTTAAAAAGGCCCTGGCCGTCGTTCCGGCCCGCAGACTCTGGGTCAACCCGGATTGCGGCCTGAAGACACGGGCCTGGCCCGAAACACTGTCCTCGCTTAAAAATATGGTTCAGGCTGCCCGCAGACTGCGCCAGGAACAGCAATAA
- a CDS encoding flavodoxin, which translates to MSKVLIVYGSTTGNTESVADAIGKFLVSNGSEVVARNAADVAVEDMADGFDAVLLGCSTWGDDSIELQDDFIPVFDDLDKAGLNGKKVGVFGCGDSSYEYFCGAVDAIEEKAEELGAVLLGDTLKIDGDPDMGDVTAWAGTIQPKL; encoded by the coding sequence ATGAGCAAGGTACTGATCGTTTACGGTTCCACCACCGGCAATACTGAGAGCGTGGCCGACGCCATTGGGAAATTCCTGGTAAGCAATGGCAGTGAAGTCGTGGCCAGAAACGCGGCTGACGTGGCCGTAGAGGATATGGCGGACGGTTTTGACGCCGTGCTTCTGGGGTGCTCCACATGGGGCGATGACTCCATCGAGCTTCAGGACGACTTCATTCCGGTTTTTGATGATCTGGACAAGGCCGGACTGAACGGAAAGAAGGTCGGGGTATTCGGATGCGGGGACTCTTCCTACGAGTACTTTTGCGGTGCGGTTGATGCCATCGAGGAAAAAGCCGAAGAGTTGGGAGCTGTCTTGCTCGGCGATACCCTGAAGATAGATGGGGACCCGGATATGGGGGATGTTACGGCCTGGGCCGGAACGATCCAGCCCAAATTGTAG
- the tpx gene encoding thiol peroxidase gives MGERTGIITFQGNPLTLVGPEIKVGDAAPDFTLTTNDLAPATLADFSGKVLVIASVPSLDTPVCDMETRRFNTEATALGDDVKILTVSMDLPFAQARWCGAAGIEAVQTLSDHAQASFGENWGTLIKELRLLTRAVFVVGKDGKVAYVQYLKEITEEPDYDAALKVVRELI, from the coding sequence ATGGGTGAAAGAACCGGAATCATCACGTTTCAAGGAAATCCGCTAACGCTTGTTGGCCCTGAAATCAAAGTCGGCGACGCCGCTCCCGACTTCACCTTGACCACCAACGACCTGGCCCCCGCCACCCTGGCCGACTTTTCCGGCAAGGTTCTGGTCATCGCCTCGGTCCCCTCTCTGGACACCCCCGTATGCGACATGGAAACACGTCGCTTCAATACCGAGGCCACCGCGCTGGGCGATGACGTGAAAATCCTGACCGTCAGCATGGACCTGCCCTTTGCCCAGGCTCGCTGGTGCGGTGCGGCCGGCATCGAGGCCGTGCAAACCTTGTCCGACCACGCTCAGGCGTCTTTCGGCGAGAACTGGGGAACGCTCATCAAGGAGCTCCGCCTTCTGACCCGCGCCGTCTTCGTTGTGGGCAAGGATGGCAAGGTAGCCTACGTCCAGTACCTGAAAGAGATCACCGAAGAGCCCGACTATGATGCCGCCCTCAAGGTGGTTCGCGAGCTGATCTAA
- a CDS encoding PEP-CTERM sorting domain-containing protein: MKRFIIFTLFAICLLQAPYAQATTVVSFEDNAVYWDGFENTYRGGRQNSQDVIGTPDLTGGNFIYDGHTLTGIELYYTSTSRAISPGDWFFDFDQDQNWDYVLHQSVQHTRRGSYLVYNLYNVDGWGLGYGDEASWYWKWEYQESYGRGGEIRYDHPVKALIPWWAEGEAVDFSGWDYGEVSEDSPGKSVWSGIDLDLLAFDGASFTYGFAMTCANDVLFGQSMVPAPEPSTFLLLGFGGLGLLLYRRKKSRSL; the protein is encoded by the coding sequence ATGAAACGCTTTATCATATTCACTCTGTTCGCCATATGCCTGCTCCAGGCACCCTATGCGCAGGCGACAACCGTCGTGTCCTTCGAGGATAACGCCGTCTACTGGGATGGCTTTGAAAACACCTACAGAGGCGGCCGGCAAAACAGCCAGGATGTAATCGGAACTCCGGATTTAACCGGTGGCAATTTCATCTATGACGGTCATACCCTGACCGGAATCGAGTTGTACTACACCAGCACCAGCAGGGCTATTTCGCCCGGTGACTGGTTTTTCGACTTCGACCAGGATCAGAATTGGGACTATGTCCTGCACCAATCCGTACAGCATACCCGGCGTGGCTCTTACCTGGTTTACAACCTCTATAACGTAGATGGTTGGGGCTTGGGCTATGGCGATGAGGCTTCCTGGTATTGGAAGTGGGAATACCAGGAGTCCTACGGGCGTGGAGGCGAAATTCGTTATGACCACCCAGTCAAGGCATTGATACCCTGGTGGGCCGAAGGCGAGGCTGTTGACTTCTCGGGTTGGGACTATGGTGAAGTCTCCGAAGATTCGCCCGGAAAATCCGTTTGGTCAGGCATCGACCTTGATCTGCTGGCATTTGACGGAGCTTCCTTTACCTACGGTTTCGCCATGACCTGCGCCAACGACGTCCTTTTCGGACAGTCCATGGTTCCTGCCCCCGAACCTTCTACCTTCCTGCTGCTCGGGTTCGGAGGTCTTGGGCTGCTGCTCTACCGCCGCAAGAAGAGCCGTTCTCTCTAA
- a CDS encoding sigma-54 dependent transcriptional regulator has product MGKILLIDDDPFQCAAVESIIKKMGYDCHCVYSGLEGLTLLKSSHFDIIFLDLNLHEGSGLTHIPRLTELDPDVDIVMLTGESDTDYISQAFAAGVKDYLVKPIKEDRFRQVIQNLLQQKTVQKEQTDTLIRDEIIGDSTALNQCLERLAISAKGNGNVLITGETGTGKELFARALHNNSDRKDKRYIVVDCTNLPSTLAESLLFGHAKGSFTGADQDRKGLFHLAHGGTLFLDEIGDLDLGIQKSLLRVLQEKTFRPLSSSKEVYSDFRLVAATNRNLEEMVAQGQFRSDLYYRLQSFIIELPPLRERNGDIELLTRHYLPTLCKENGMEEKEVDPQFIETLRLYDWPGNVRELVNVLHVSLQKARFSKFLNIYHLPQQLRMRRVFQDMDGNEAPPQEVGSSPNFFSLPMTADEFPIMKAARQEAVEAMEQAYLQRLVQLSDASISTACKLSGLSRARLYELLSKHNLSLKAS; this is encoded by the coding sequence GTGGGAAAGATACTGCTGATAGATGACGACCCGTTTCAGTGCGCAGCCGTCGAGTCCATCATCAAGAAGATGGGCTATGACTGCCATTGCGTCTATTCCGGGTTGGAAGGGCTGACGCTTCTCAAGAGCAGCCATTTCGACATCATATTCCTGGATCTCAACCTGCATGAAGGCAGCGGGCTGACCCACATCCCGCGTTTGACGGAGCTTGACCCCGATGTGGATATCGTCATGCTCACCGGCGAATCGGACACGGACTATATCTCCCAGGCCTTTGCAGCGGGGGTCAAGGACTACCTGGTCAAGCCTATCAAGGAAGACCGCTTCCGGCAGGTCATCCAGAACCTGCTCCAGCAGAAGACTGTCCAGAAAGAGCAGACTGATACCCTGATTCGGGATGAGATCATCGGCGACAGCACCGCACTCAACCAGTGTCTGGAACGGCTGGCCATTTCCGCGAAGGGTAACGGCAACGTGCTCATCACCGGGGAGACCGGGACCGGAAAGGAACTCTTTGCCCGGGCCCTGCACAACAACAGCGACCGCAAAGACAAGCGGTACATCGTTGTGGACTGCACCAACCTCCCGTCAACGCTGGCCGAAAGTCTGCTCTTCGGTCACGCCAAGGGCTCTTTTACCGGCGCGGACCAGGACCGCAAGGGGCTGTTCCATCTGGCTCACGGCGGGACCCTGTTTCTGGATGAAATCGGCGATCTCGATCTGGGGATTCAGAAGTCCCTGTTGCGTGTCCTGCAGGAGAAGACCTTCCGCCCGCTCAGTTCCAGCAAGGAAGTGTACAGTGATTTCAGGCTGGTGGCAGCCACCAACCGGAACCTGGAAGAAATGGTGGCCCAGGGGCAATTCCGCAGTGACCTCTATTATCGGTTGCAGAGTTTCATCATAGAACTGCCGCCCCTGCGCGAACGCAACGGTGACATCGAGTTGCTGACCCGGCACTACCTGCCCACGCTTTGCAAAGAGAACGGCATGGAGGAAAAGGAGGTCGATCCGCAGTTCATCGAAACCTTGCGGCTGTATGACTGGCCTGGCAACGTGCGCGAGTTGGTCAACGTCCTCCATGTTTCGCTGCAGAAGGCGCGTTTCTCCAAGTTTCTGAATATCTACCATCTTCCCCAGCAGTTGCGTATGCGGCGCGTGTTTCAGGACATGGATGGCAACGAAGCGCCGCCACAGGAAGTCGGCTCGTCGCCCAATTTCTTCTCCTTGCCCATGACCGCCGACGAGTTCCCGATCATGAAAGCGGCACGCCAGGAAGCGGTGGAGGCCATGGAACAGGCCTACCTCC